The Spirosoma foliorum genome has a window encoding:
- a CDS encoding glycosyl hydrolase — MKHVFILGLLVISLSCLVEAQPKPTPQIATGNTAKPWTYWWWMGSAVNEADITHQLEQFAQAGLGGVHIIPIYGVKGYEKQFIPFLSDRWLAVFAHTVREGKRLGVGVDLTTGTGWPFGGPGISTSTAAKVWKVENGKLTTALTNQQVKRPAPGGQGLVVDYFNKQAIQYYLQRFDSTLNRLPEKPRAVYNDSYEVYGANWTDNFLSEFKARRGYDLNSQLASLLDTTQTAESILVHQDYHQTLSELLHDGFATTWGSWASKAGYLSRNQAHGSPGNLIDLYAKANIPETESFGSSRFPIPGLRVDANYEVDRFGTPNPLAMKFASSAAHLLGKPLVSSETGTWLANHFQVSLSQLKPQMDELFAAGINHIFFHGIPYSPQAEAWPGWVFYASTNYGPSSHFWPHLPQLNQYIERCQTRLQASKPDNDVLVYFPIHDLWATKAKSAGGIHQLEVHHVEQWLLPQPFGKLCEQLTQHGYSFDYVSDELLKRLTVNKQGVRSPGGATYQVVLVPNSTYLPETTLKQLEQLARQGARIVFDGLPQQAPGFHDHQARSAEVIRLGKALQQLKTVTVSTDVFHSLMQLGIRVEPWVGEGLSFIRKHRPGISTDTTQYFITNLGNQFHQNWITLSATGRVTRYDPLTNQTKLLPTRTGKVGQNQVFLQLEPGQSCFINVSSGAPAFVNETAQKQLENVAKGQSISLTNPWQVQFLKGRPNLTTTATIPALTSWTTLSDSASYFSGIARYTTTFDLPAGSNASTYQLNLGDVREVADVRLNGQPLGTAWCIPFQLSIPANQLKSVGNKLEIDVTNLSANYMRLYDRQNPGWKKFYDINIVDIRYRPFDATRWEALPSGLLGPVKLTALE, encoded by the coding sequence ATGAAACACGTATTTATCCTTGGCCTGTTGGTTATTTCCCTGAGTTGCTTAGTCGAAGCACAACCAAAACCTACGCCCCAAATCGCTACTGGCAATACCGCTAAACCCTGGACATATTGGTGGTGGATGGGTAGTGCGGTCAATGAAGCGGATATTACCCACCAACTCGAACAGTTTGCGCAGGCTGGATTAGGTGGCGTTCACATCATTCCGATCTATGGAGTTAAAGGCTACGAAAAACAGTTCATTCCGTTTCTGAGCGATCGCTGGCTGGCGGTTTTCGCGCATACGGTTCGCGAGGGGAAACGGCTGGGCGTTGGCGTTGATCTGACGACCGGAACAGGCTGGCCATTTGGTGGACCGGGTATTTCGACATCTACAGCGGCCAAAGTCTGGAAAGTTGAGAATGGAAAGCTAACAACAGCACTAACGAATCAGCAAGTGAAACGGCCCGCGCCGGGTGGGCAGGGCCTAGTCGTCGATTACTTCAACAAGCAGGCTATCCAATATTACTTACAGCGTTTCGATTCAACGCTGAACCGTTTACCCGAAAAACCCCGCGCCGTTTACAATGACTCTTACGAAGTATACGGAGCCAACTGGACGGATAATTTCCTATCCGAATTTAAAGCTCGGCGTGGGTATGATCTCAATAGTCAGCTAGCCTCCCTATTAGATACTACCCAAACTGCCGAAAGTATTCTTGTTCATCAGGATTACCACCAGACACTTTCTGAGCTACTCCATGATGGCTTTGCAACAACCTGGGGAAGCTGGGCCAGTAAAGCAGGTTATTTGTCCCGCAATCAGGCACATGGCTCACCGGGTAACCTGATCGACCTCTACGCCAAAGCCAATATTCCCGAAACCGAATCGTTTGGGTCCAGCCGATTTCCAATTCCGGGCTTACGAGTCGATGCCAATTATGAAGTCGATCGGTTTGGAACGCCTAATCCACTGGCCATGAAATTCGCATCGTCGGCAGCCCATTTGTTGGGTAAACCATTGGTGAGTTCAGAAACCGGGACCTGGTTAGCCAATCATTTTCAGGTGTCGCTGTCGCAGTTAAAGCCGCAAATGGATGAACTGTTTGCCGCCGGTATCAATCACATCTTTTTCCACGGCATTCCCTATTCGCCACAGGCTGAAGCCTGGCCCGGTTGGGTATTTTACGCGTCGACTAACTACGGCCCTAGCTCGCATTTCTGGCCACATTTGCCACAACTGAATCAGTACATCGAACGCTGCCAAACCCGATTACAAGCCAGCAAACCCGACAACGACGTTCTGGTTTACTTTCCGATTCACGACTTGTGGGCAACCAAAGCAAAATCGGCGGGAGGCATTCACCAACTGGAAGTTCACCATGTAGAGCAGTGGCTACTCCCCCAGCCTTTCGGGAAATTGTGCGAACAACTTACTCAACATGGCTATTCATTCGACTATGTTTCCGACGAATTGCTCAAAAGGCTGACCGTCAATAAACAGGGCGTTCGAAGCCCAGGTGGGGCCACGTATCAGGTTGTACTAGTTCCGAATAGTACGTACTTGCCCGAAACGACCCTTAAACAACTGGAACAACTAGCCCGGCAAGGTGCTCGGATTGTGTTTGACGGATTACCACAACAGGCGCCCGGTTTTCACGACCATCAGGCTCGTTCGGCCGAGGTAATTCGACTTGGGAAAGCTCTCCAGCAACTAAAAACGGTAACGGTGAGTACCGATGTATTCCATTCCTTAATGCAATTGGGCATTCGGGTAGAACCCTGGGTAGGAGAAGGATTGTCGTTCATCCGCAAACATCGACCCGGTATTTCGACCGATACAACACAGTATTTCATCACGAACCTCGGCAATCAATTTCACCAAAACTGGATTACGCTATCTGCAACGGGTCGGGTTACTCGATATGACCCACTCACAAATCAAACCAAGCTATTGCCGACTCGAACAGGTAAAGTGGGACAGAATCAAGTGTTTTTACAGCTCGAACCTGGACAATCCTGTTTTATAAACGTCAGTTCTGGCGCACCTGCTTTCGTCAATGAAACAGCACAAAAACAGCTAGAAAATGTCGCCAAAGGTCAGTCTATTTCATTGACGAATCCCTGGCAGGTGCAGTTTTTAAAAGGTCGCCCCAACCTGACAACTACAGCCACCATACCAGCGCTCACCTCCTGGACAACATTATCAGACTCTGCCAGCTATTTTTCTGGAATCGCTCGCTACACAACAACCTTTGATTTGCCCGCTGGTAGTAACGCTTCTACCTACCAACTCAATCTGGGCGATGTTCGTGAAGTTGCCGACGTTCGGCTCAATGGCCAACCTTTGGGAACCGCCTGGTGCATTCCCTTCCAATTGTCTATTCCAGCCAATCAGCTAAAATCCGTCGGAAACAAACTGGAAATTGATGTCACGAACCTCTCGGCCAACTACATGCGATTGTATGATAGGCAAAATCCCGGCTGGAAGAAATTTTACGACATCAACATCGTGGACATCCGCTATCGCCCTTTCGATGCCACGCGTTGGGAAGCCCTACCCTCTGGTTTGCTGGGACCAGTCAAGTTGACAGCGTTGGAGTAG
- a CDS encoding DUF4249 domain-containing protein, which yields MIKNGYINWIIWAMILLAGGCVDPYRPPEITSPASYLVVNGFFNSASGTTTTIQLSRTQNLAETKVPTAETKAIVTIESAHKDVYTLKEGAVGFYTLTGVTPSADETYRLHIKTAKGNDYYSDYVPVIATPPIDSVSWRPDNDGLQISVNSHDPKNNTRYYRWEYDQTWEYNSVYPSVFEIKNNKIVNRPESVYRCWDSENSSTIVLGTTTRLSQDIISQYPLVYMPNSSVRLSVRYSILVRQFALSQTAYNYYDQLAKITQSIGSIFDPQPSQLTGNIRSQTDESDLVLGFFRVGTVESKRIFIDKSQLPPWTPNSGVGTCLVDTLSTGDILREQPGIIDHLEGPLYLTTNEACLDCRIRGGVIKKPDFW from the coding sequence ATGATCAAAAACGGATACATAAACTGGATTATATGGGCAATGATCCTGCTGGCAGGCGGGTGCGTTGACCCCTATCGTCCGCCCGAAATCACCTCACCTGCCAGCTATCTGGTGGTCAATGGTTTTTTCAATAGTGCATCCGGTACCACCACAACCATACAACTGTCGCGAACCCAAAATCTGGCCGAAACGAAGGTTCCCACTGCCGAAACCAAAGCCATCGTTACCATTGAAAGCGCTCATAAGGATGTATACACCCTAAAAGAGGGAGCTGTCGGCTTTTACACACTAACTGGTGTAACACCCTCAGCGGACGAGACATATCGGCTTCATATCAAGACGGCCAAGGGCAATGATTACTATTCTGACTATGTACCGGTTATCGCAACGCCACCTATCGATAGCGTTAGTTGGCGGCCCGACAACGACGGGCTGCAAATCAGTGTAAATTCCCACGATCCTAAAAACAACACCCGCTATTATCGCTGGGAATACGATCAGACCTGGGAATACAATTCTGTTTATCCGTCGGTATTTGAGATCAAGAACAATAAGATTGTCAATCGGCCGGAGAGCGTTTATCGGTGCTGGGATAGTGAAAACTCGTCTACGATCGTATTGGGCACAACAACGCGATTGAGTCAGGATATTATCAGCCAGTATCCACTGGTTTACATGCCTAATTCGTCTGTCAGGCTTAGTGTTCGATACAGCATTCTGGTTCGGCAATTTGCACTCAGCCAGACTGCCTATAACTATTATGATCAACTGGCCAAAATAACCCAGAGTATCGGCTCGATTTTCGATCCGCAGCCTTCTCAACTTACCGGCAATATTCGCTCGCAGACTGACGAAAGCGATCTGGTATTGGGCTTTTTCCGGGTAGGTACGGTCGAAAGCAAACGTATTTTCATTGACAAATCGCAACTGCCACCCTGGACTCCAAATTCAGGGGTAGGAACTTGTCTGGTCGATACGCTGAGCACGGGAGATATCCTACGGGAGCAACCGGGCATTATTGACCATCTTGAAGGACCTCTATACCTCACAACCAATGAAGCCTGCCTCGATTGCCGCATACGGGGAGGAGTAATCAAAAAACCTGATTTCTGGTGA
- a CDS encoding DUF4249 domain-containing protein, which yields MKNSSVKLLGWVLILLVGGCVDPYRPPEIASPASYLVVNGFFNSAPGTTTTIQLSRTQNLTDPKAPTAESKATVTIESAHKDIYTLKEGTVGSYTLTGVTPVASETYRLHVKTTAGSDYYSDYVPVLTTPPIDSITFHPDNEGLQINVNTHDPKNNTRYYRWEYDQTWEYFSEFNSAFEIVNNKIVDRTQSVLQCWGSENSSNIITSSTTRLSQDVVSQFPLIHIPSYSIKLGSKYSILVRQFALTQAGFDYYDQLAKITQSIGSIFDPQPSQITGNIHSQTNTSDLVLGFFRVGSIETKRIFIRKSQLPGWYTNNGLGTCDIDTLGAGDILKEQPGIINLYIPGLYLTTPLPCVDCRLRGGTIQKPSFWE from the coding sequence ATGAAAAATAGTTCTGTAAAACTCCTCGGATGGGTACTGATCTTGCTGGTTGGCGGGTGCGTTGACCCCTATCGTCCGCCCGAAATTGCCTCGCCTGCCAGCTACCTGGTGGTCAATGGATTTTTTAATAGTGCGCCCGGTACCACCACAACCATCCAGTTGTCGCGTACCCAAAATCTGACTGATCCTAAAGCGCCTACTGCCGAAAGCAAAGCCACGGTCACGATTGAGAGTGCGCACAAGGATATTTACACCTTGAAAGAGGGAACCGTTGGGTCGTATACCCTGACGGGCGTAACGCCTGTAGCCAGTGAGACCTATCGGCTACACGTTAAGACCACAGCGGGATCTGATTACTATTCCGATTATGTACCGGTTTTGACCACGCCACCTATCGACAGCATCACCTTTCACCCTGATAATGAAGGTCTACAGATCAACGTCAATACCCACGATCCGAAAAACAACACCCGCTATTATCGTTGGGAGTATGATCAAACCTGGGAATATTTTTCGGAGTTCAACTCGGCGTTTGAGATCGTTAATAACAAGATCGTAGATCGCACGCAAAGTGTGCTCCAGTGCTGGGGAAGTGAAAACTCGTCCAATATCATCACAAGCTCTACAACCCGGCTCAGTCAGGATGTGGTTAGCCAGTTCCCACTGATTCATATTCCCAGCTACTCTATTAAATTGGGAAGCAAATACAGTATTCTGGTTCGGCAGTTTGCGCTGACGCAGGCGGGATTCGATTATTATGATCAGTTGGCCAAAATAACCCAGAGTATTGGGTCTATTTTCGATCCACAACCTTCCCAGATTACCGGAAACATTCATTCGCAAACCAATACCAGCGATCTTGTACTGGGCTTTTTCCGAGTCGGCTCTATCGAAACCAAGCGCATTTTTATTCGCAAATCGCAATTACCAGGCTGGTATACGAATAACGGATTGGGAACGTGTGATATCGATACGCTGGGCGCTGGCGATATCCTAAAAGAACAACCCGGTATCATCAATCTTTATATTCCGGGCCTATATCTGACGACACCTCTACCCTGTGTTGACTGCCGCTTACGAGGTGGAACAATCCAAAAACCTTCCTTTTGGGAGTAA
- a CDS encoding TonB-dependent receptor → MMPFYRATFLVFVLLVVKTTLFAQSSTDRPIQGNFQNMRFEQFVQAVETQTPYRFFYNTADVDSLIVDMKVENQPLRTVLQQLFNGTKFNYAIDNQRRVYITTTRPIRTELPIGFFQRGALTAGADSTSNAYLSESQKKLAEPETKVYEIGKRTNPIRPGRSTIAGFVRNVASGEPIVGAAIYVENPRIGTVSDQFGYYSITLPRGRHELKIRSIGLKDTRRRIILYSDDKLNIEMEDDVIALKEVVIEAEKDKNISGLQMGQERVDIKSIKQVPTALGEADLLRVIQTLPGVKTVGESSTGLNVRGGATDQNLILYNDAPIYNSSHLFGFFSAFNPDMIKSAELYKSAIPSKFGGRLSSVLDVQTRDGNKKKFVGSGGIGLLTGRLTVEGPLIKEKTSFIAGIRTTYSDWLLKQLQNAAYQKSQAQFYDLNLHITHEMNERNTFYLTGYMSKDKFRLNSDTSYSYQNQTATLKWKHIINNKLYSVFTGNYSGYKYNVSSDKNPVNAYDLGFSINQSQVKADFNYFPTNQHAVDFGVSSTYYKLSPGNFQPKGSESLILPDVVPTEQALESAVYVGDRFDINQRLSISAGLRYSFYTYLGPGSVYQYVPGQPKTINTITDTVSYGNNKAIVNYGGPEYRLAIRYGLSNTSSIKASFNRTRQYIQMLSNTTVISPTDIWKLSDPNIKPQIGDQYAIGFYKNNRNNTIEMSVEAYYKTMQNRLDYRSGASLILNHHIETDVVNAEGLAYGAEFLIKKMTGKLNGWLSYTYSRTLLRTNDPLGNEIINKGSYYPSNYDKPHDVTMIGNYKINRRFSISLNFTYSTGRPITLPVSKYVLDGSLRLLYSERNQYRIPDYYRADFAMNIEGNHKVKKLAHSSWTIAVYNLTGRHNAYSVYFKSENGRINSYQLSIFGNPIPSITYNFRF, encoded by the coding sequence ATGATGCCATTTTACCGCGCCACCTTCCTGGTATTTGTATTACTTGTCGTTAAGACAACCCTGTTCGCGCAGTCATCAACCGACAGGCCGATTCAGGGAAACTTCCAGAATATGCGTTTTGAGCAGTTTGTTCAGGCCGTTGAAACGCAAACGCCTTACCGTTTCTTTTACAATACCGCCGATGTGGACAGCCTCATCGTGGACATGAAGGTTGAAAACCAGCCTTTACGAACGGTGTTGCAACAGCTTTTTAACGGCACGAAATTCAATTACGCCATTGATAATCAGCGTCGAGTGTACATCACCACAACCCGGCCTATCCGTACCGAACTACCCATTGGGTTCTTTCAACGGGGGGCGCTTACAGCCGGGGCCGACTCTACATCTAATGCTTACCTAAGCGAAAGCCAGAAGAAACTGGCCGAACCAGAAACCAAAGTCTATGAGATCGGGAAGCGTACCAATCCTATCCGGCCGGGCCGCTCAACCATCGCCGGGTTTGTTCGTAACGTAGCTTCTGGCGAACCCATTGTCGGGGCAGCCATTTACGTGGAGAATCCGCGCATCGGGACCGTTTCCGACCAGTTTGGGTACTATTCAATTACGTTGCCTCGCGGCCGACATGAGCTTAAAATACGGAGCATTGGTCTGAAAGACACGCGGAGACGGATTATTCTTTATTCGGATGATAAGCTCAACATCGAGATGGAAGACGATGTAATTGCCTTGAAAGAAGTCGTGATTGAAGCCGAAAAAGACAAAAACATTTCGGGGCTTCAAATGGGGCAAGAACGCGTCGACATAAAGAGCATCAAACAAGTCCCAACGGCTCTGGGTGAAGCCGATTTGCTTCGGGTGATTCAGACGCTTCCCGGTGTAAAAACCGTGGGTGAAAGTTCAACCGGACTTAACGTACGAGGGGGCGCCACCGACCAGAACCTGATTCTGTACAACGACGCGCCCATTTATAACTCCTCTCACCTGTTCGGATTTTTCTCGGCGTTCAACCCCGACATGATTAAAAGTGCCGAACTCTACAAAAGTGCGATTCCCTCGAAGTTTGGCGGTCGGCTATCGTCGGTGCTGGATGTACAAACGCGTGACGGTAACAAGAAGAAATTTGTTGGATCGGGAGGAATTGGTTTGTTAACTGGTCGTTTAACCGTTGAAGGCCCGCTGATTAAGGAGAAAACCTCCTTCATTGCGGGTATTCGAACCACCTATTCCGACTGGTTGCTGAAGCAATTACAGAACGCAGCGTATCAGAAAAGTCAGGCGCAGTTTTACGACCTGAACCTGCACATTACGCACGAGATGAACGAACGGAATACGTTCTATCTGACAGGCTACATGAGTAAAGACAAATTCCGGCTCAATAGCGATACCTCTTACAGCTATCAGAACCAGACCGCTACGTTGAAGTGGAAACACATTATCAATAATAAACTCTACAGCGTTTTCACGGGTAATTACAGCGGCTACAAATACAATGTGTCGAGCGATAAAAATCCGGTCAATGCGTATGATCTGGGCTTTTCCATCAATCAATCGCAGGTAAAAGCTGATTTCAACTATTTCCCGACCAACCAGCACGCGGTTGATTTTGGGGTCAGCTCAACGTACTACAAGTTATCGCCGGGCAACTTCCAGCCCAAAGGCAGTGAGTCACTTATTCTGCCCGATGTTGTTCCTACCGAGCAGGCGCTGGAAAGTGCAGTTTATGTTGGTGACCGCTTCGATATTAATCAACGCCTTTCGATTAGTGCTGGGCTTCGGTATTCGTTCTACACGTATTTAGGGCCGGGGTCTGTGTACCAATACGTGCCAGGTCAGCCTAAAACGATCAATACCATCACCGATACAGTAAGCTACGGCAACAATAAAGCAATCGTTAATTATGGTGGCCCAGAATACCGATTGGCCATTCGGTATGGCTTGTCTAATACCTCATCGATCAAAGCCAGTTTCAACCGAACCCGGCAGTATATCCAGATGCTGTCGAACACGACTGTCATTTCCCCCACCGACATCTGGAAGCTGAGCGATCCGAATATTAAACCACAGATCGGCGATCAGTACGCAATCGGATTTTATAAGAACAACCGAAACAACACGATTGAGATGTCGGTAGAAGCGTACTATAAAACGATGCAGAATCGACTGGACTACCGAAGTGGTGCTTCTCTGATTCTGAATCACCATATTGAAACCGATGTGGTCAATGCTGAAGGCCTGGCCTACGGTGCCGAATTTCTGATCAAAAAGATGACGGGCAAACTCAACGGCTGGTTAAGCTATACGTACTCACGAACACTGTTACGAACGAATGATCCGCTGGGTAATGAGATCATTAACAAGGGAAGTTATTACCCCAGTAACTACGACAAACCGCACGATGTGACGATGATCGGCAATTACAAGATTAACCGCCGGTTCAGCATCTCGCTCAATTTCACCTACAGCACCGGACGACCCATTACGTTGCCAGTATCGAAATACGTACTCGACGGTTCGCTGCGGCTGTTGTATTCAGAGCGAAATCAGTACCGGATTCCCGATTACTATCGCGCCGACTTCGCTATGAATATCGAGGGCAATCACAAAGTGAAGAAGCTAGCCCACAGCTCCTGGACGATTGCGGTCTATAACCTGACGGGGCGGCATAATGCTTACTCGGTTTATTTCAAATCGGAGAATGGCCGAATCAACAGTTATCAGCTGTCCATTTTTGGCAACCCGATTCCGTCGATTACGTATAATTTCAGATTTTAA